From Parambassis ranga chromosome 9, fParRan2.1, whole genome shotgun sequence, the proteins below share one genomic window:
- the med27 gene encoding mediator of RNA polymerase II transcription subunit 27 yields MADVVNVGVNLEAFSHAISGIQALRSSVSRVFEFLKDGMKNRETLEGREKQFIAEFQDNLQAVNRDLNELERLSGLVGRPSESHPLHNSGLLSLDPVQDKTPLYSQLLQAYKWSNKLQYHAGLASSLLNQQSLKRSANQMGASAKRRPKVQPSTLVLPPQYVDDVISRIGRMFPDMTIELFRPNGTSAVLLVTLGKVLKAIVVMRSLFIDRTVVRGFNENVYSEDGKLDIWTKSQYQVFQKVTDHATTALLHYQLPQMPDVVVRSFMTWLRSYIKLFQSPCQRCGRFLQDGLPPTWRDFRTLEAFHDTCRM; encoded by the exons ATGGCGGACGTGGTGAACGTCGGGGTGAACCTGGAGGCCTTCTCTCACGCCATCAGCGGCATCCAGGCGCTGCGCTCCAGCGTCAGCCGCGTCTTCGAGTTCCTGAAGGACGGGATGAAGAACCGCGAGACGCTGGAGGGTCGAGAGAAGCAGTTTATAGCCGAGTTCCAGGACAACCTGCAGGCGGTCAACAGAGACCTCAA tgagctgGAGCGCCTCAGCGGCCTGGTCGGTCGGCCCTCGGAGTCTCATCCCCTCCACAACAGCGGCCTGCTAAGTCTGGATCCGGTTCAGGACAAAACCCCGCTGtactcacagctgctgcaggcctACAAGTGGTCCAACAAg ttgcaGTACCACGCTGGTTTAGCCTCCAGTTTGTTGAACCAGCAGTCACTTAAACGGTCGGCCAATCAGATGGGAGCCTCAGCCAAAAGACGACCTAAAGTCCAGCCCAGTACTCTGGTACTTCCTCCTCA GTACGTGGACGACGTCATCTCTCGAATCGGCAGGATGTTTCCTGACATGACCATCGAGCTGTTCAGGCCCAACGGGACGTCGGCGGTGCTTCTG GTGACCCTGGGTAAGGTGCTGAAGGCGATCGTCGTGATGCGCTCGCTGTTTATTGACAGGACCGTTGTGAGAGGATTCAATGAGAACGTTTACAGCGAGGATGGAAAG CTGGACATATGGACCAAGTCTCAGTACCAGGTGTTCCAGAAG GTAACCGACCACGCCACCACCGccctgctgcactaccagctgCCCCAGATGCCTGACGTCGTGGTCCGCTCCTTCATG ACCTGGCTGCGCAGCTACATCAAACTCTTCCAGTCTCCCTGTCAGCGCTGCGGCCGCTTCCTGCAGGACGGCCTTCCCCCCACCTGGAGGGACTTCAGGACCCTGGAGGCGTTTCATGACACCTGTCGTATGTGA